In the Mytilus trossulus isolate FHL-02 chromosome 1, PNRI_Mtr1.1.1.hap1, whole genome shotgun sequence genome, one interval contains:
- the LOC134688472 gene encoding uncharacterized protein LOC134688472 isoform X1 — protein MDNIWEKLDYMQTTGNTEQYMHNDKSSVDAVNASSDILTIVADQNLNLSIACGNTNENKHRKDFVDQFVIPKKIIDYGLLSSLKEDSREYQHEVLPSIVRSFRYGQSKSRYRYSKPYLVQNKRLEEQFHERKREFRQAGYSDKEIKESYGFLYVSEEQNIEQICGDGLKVGNLKSSCLGHADMGVQLCKHADVIRPGSVSSKYSGYLVIFKVIKGKVKQVVENHTNIPLEPTPNYDCHLVASSDSSSNHAALFNSSQIYAYEYGEESICEIPRQVMPFAVVKFLFTPKSNSRTNTNTVAQSTSSRTSASLGPMASSVKDAGETYIVWNGALTVKGMHACNINMVSSASWFKPAKLGTDIDITHKLEASKVKQKYLKHTGKLAKNCENHSGNYYINICELHPSKPGIKGHFQKIMNYLGKHDCIAVQKLEDVILLLLTQGQLSYQLGLSQPHKYPVVLYCLFLSRNSRKKNSGSEEEDDKDKEKEGESNSLEDKSKVEEKQVACVKTVKDLGGENSTVCDMELCDSGESNIAVSLPIVQLSSPCHQIVSTSKSPSVCIGNTLFESPTSLGTKDSENDSPKLDKICPTKVTPEILKLPPDYPYKKNKDSVSILKHLNTSFGRTNENYVVATVWDNGKPTSGQMTPVREGETTPIRFVSPPTPGTPTLDERQLMHYYTSPLEKSQDDPNNNRDISSIEFNPSPHLDRAFDRSQLASPEQRSRVPPQPPTLNLEESIARESTDEPTCPHLEKEEVNYKSLALEEKSPPVSKDQSQLILPCLTSHSLQLDKSNNSSSILPQPRNESESCQNRQSEENLYSKSPEIQCQSLDKSLCITSSHSPVSLKCIPLPSCETAISSDVFSSDIPSVSTNSDTDSVHSPGICEPISTVGQSNSPLKFRTTPPQFIQSPTSQVLSPPPYHTSPRLPTIYQLAFQSTISRAPIMYSPPSYNTYPPRHWSPLGYQQHCYNYNRMSTPMRPSGYYEPRMAWPPWDLSPPRPLMYSPPYQHRKPSLLGVAPQGVQPWSSRPLLPLIGNVDSVRSRLQVNPAPSCPFNANSQQETNSSMMKTLQQNTSKEMSAQSLKPGQNANEIGHQSQPQTVSTKFTVPAAVISPIKPVTLEVGVLKPLVPYTDTENNCISEPLVPYTDISEEVVICKPLVPYTDVGNDVVQSIETVNHTQELLQNCIELNRENTEPSRELVDGHVGSDFIGISDGELPTETSIASNKSLDKYENGFMTKPPKSSLIQQVKIKDDFRVQEKAHELHSILKRSPRLIMTSVVGKGYDYAPKIDFTEELSMKQEPVDDTIDNIIQFLDFDSKSPGTSKVDKSGNDMNSSNKKSAKKGYGQKQPHTVTNKDVENMRKLLNDTLERTSPKKKSSGDCKKTRRQSSENCLDKAVDSQMNSQNIASKSVKGSLKHPLSENSSDVACKKIKLETDRDRIPVLGSVQAMEITTCSDSSDLELIESQPPPFIDLTSPIVDLTESPSPIRIVRTVTGYVVEKSCKTKLIVDTDSGMKLKKSNISSRLYDTEKDNQISNKNLLTEKEGNMKDSDSKTKAKTSSNGEIKVKCSENLKYGSKNEQKSGTENIKQSVNKLDSRLRNPEKTSGERENKRENSALNLKKTDKSVEKCKTSDLEKKENPRELSASDSQKTDKDCEKSKLSEGSKTIGKDDKESNLKKKNISIEISKSQSENKELSEVKTTSELKKKEKSNIAFSLGSIVSEMRKNERSEEKDKLPLDNKENANTIVKPVVKNRNKSPKNLQKELEFNSASGEKIDDKNRTDKSKVIKELSNKTSSNKDDKQQVNVGNKEKSSNKSLSTSERHKHRDSSLTSDSSHERDNRKSSSKSNSEELSKKTRWDIVMKDLDYDTQNRVSRKRKDSESDSDARSSRKGSPPVMYVSGKKSKSKRSSSGKKFSTPSKKTASKSRTASPSPSKQKSVFDYGLLPRKEWEFKIPKKSTNAKDDKQTSGKMSSNKREESTSSKSPSIYNGKENDYKSNTETARDSNKISEKGKHSSRKSSSIGDKEPFRLFGKEENKNSKGFKEKVKPCKSSVVQTTVPRSKDVGSIMQMIRSNVLNKDNKKNIDDFTVYSPSDSLTDNQSEVTSGSTEETAQDLMDIMDGKVPLEIIDEVGTDTDSMLDNSSFNISNEYAKDLNSAIPGVYGSKTKHLSGDILKSKSITNVDVANITDTQKDMKKDSPLIYQFENTHMRDLNDNLVTSAGQNLNASTLPEKSTSSNLGSFGVSTLSTNRPVGVIDPLDDLDFYIPSVNRKVEEVNNGKQMRITVKNDCPLNKTVLGYSLVELIKTCLHGKQEDMRIVNLQESIIQRSVNLTLHKLNIAATLERTVDKNDAAPIIEEEPSKAVLKKEEELIPGLGDLHDLEEAIHTSFNEEDSENNEDKAKTTEVLKCDQVVATEATKSLQSLKKGDTVKNIEISPIRGPESKKSVPEPKRTHKEQSKENSNRGPIRSAVSKAHRQDRQHHPYSRKEKHYKAGWSFDISYTLQDIMENLTTSSYKDRKNMSTPNSRRPRFSNYRFRRSEVPEFLPDEREDNYLTEEAIPDFVERKKKAEMLDNMSTVGGEDEPFSVEQTMYDRETEPPRESHREHSRETEPSRKSHREHSRETEPPRESHREHSRETEPSRESHREHSRETEPSRESHREHSRETEPSRESHRDNSRETEPPRESHRDHTRETEPPRESHRDQSREQSREDSRSRNVSRQLNKEESKDKKTDHHDDDDIQYLGTESSQQNWQNQVKDFLGQCASKSPKKKRSRRFRKRKR, from the exons GGAAAAGTTAAACAAGTAGTTGAGAACCACACTAACATTCCATTAGAACCTACCCCAAATTATGATTGTCATCTGGTAGCCAGTTCTGACAGTTCATCAAATCATGCTGCATTATTTAACAGTTCACAG ATTTATGCCTATGAGTATGGCGAAGAAAGTATATGTGAAATTCCTCGTCAAGTGATGCCATTTGCTGTGgtgaaatttttgtttacaccAAAATCAAATTCGAGGACGAACACAAATACAGTTGCTCAAAG TACTTCATCTAGGACATCAGCATCCTTGGGACCAATGGCATCATCTGTTAAAGATGCAGGTGAAACATATATTGTGTGGAATGGTGCTCTCACAGTCAAAGGAATGCATGCCTGTAATATCAACATGGTATCATCTGCTTCATGGTTTAAACCAGCTAAACT TGGGACAGATATTGATATAACACACAAGTTAGAAGCTAGCAAGGTAAAACAGAAATATCTGAAACACACAGGAAAACTTGCTAAAAACTGTGAAAACCACTCGGGAAATTATTACATCAATATCTGTGAACTACATCCAAGTAAACCTGGAATCAAAGGTCACTTCCAAAAGATCATGAATTATCTTGGCAAACATGATTGT ATTGCAGTACAGAAACTAGAGGATGTTATATTACTCCTATTGACACAAGGGCAACTTTCATACCAATTAG GTTTGTCACAGCCTCATAAGTATCCAGTTGTGCTGTATTGCCTTTTTCTTTCTAGAAATTCAAGAAAAA aaAACTCCGGTAGTGAAGAAGAAGATGACAAAGACAAAGAAAAAGAAGGAGAAAGTAACAGCTTAGAAGATAAAAGTAAAGTAGAGGAAAAACAAGTAGCTTGTGTAAAAACAGTGAAGGATCTTGGAGGAGAAAACTCTACTGTTTGTGATATGGAACTATGTGATTCAGGAGAGAGTAATATAGCTGTCTCTTTACCTATTGTACAGCTATCATCTCCATGTCACCAAATTGTCTCAACTTCCAAATCACCAAGTGTTTGTATAGGAAATACTCTCTTTGAATCACCTACATCATTGGGAACAAAAGATTCAGAAAATGACTCTCCCAAACTGGACAAAATCTGTCCAACAAAGGTAACACCAGAAATTCTCAAGTTACCACCAGACTacccatataaaaaaaacaaagatagtgtttccattttaaaacatttgaacacTTCTTTTGGAAGAACTAATGAGAACTATGTAGTGGCAACAGTGTGGGACAATGGGAAACCAACCAgtggtcagatgacacctgtaaGAGAAGGGGAAACAACTCCCATAAGATTTGTTTCTCCACCTACTCCAGGCACACCAACTCTGGATGAAAGACAGTTAATGCATTACTATACCTCACCGTTAGAAAAATCACAAGATGATCCTAATAACAACAGGGACATTTCATCAATAGAATTTAACCCCAGTCCACATCTAGACAGGGCGTTTGATAGGTCACAACTTGCTTCACCAGAACAGCGTTCAAGAGTTCCTCCTCAACCACCAACTCTTAATCTTGAAGAGAGCATTGCCAGAGAATCAACAGATGAACCAACATGTCCACATTTAGAAAAAGAGGAAGTTAATTACAAAAGTTTAGCATTGGAGGAGAAGTCACCACCTGTGTCAAAAGATCAAAGTCAATTAATACTTCCTTGCCTAACATCACATTCACTACAATTAGATAAAAGTAACAACAGTTCATCCATATTACCTCAACCACGGAATGAATCAGAAAGTTGTCAAAATAGACAATCAGAAGAGAATCTATACTCAAAATCACCTGAAATTCAATGTCAGTCATTGGACAAATCATTATGCATAACATCTTCTCACAGTCCAGTATCATTGAAATGCATTCCACTGCCATCTTGTGAAACAGCTATAAGTTCAGATGTATTTTCTTCCGACATTCCTTCTGTATCAACAAATTCAGACACAGACAGTGTACATTCTCCGGGAATCTGTGAACCCATTTCAACTGTAGGGCAGAGTAATTCACCATTGAAGTTTAGAACAACACCTCCACAGTTTATACAGTCACCTACTTCACAAGTGTTATCACCACCACCATATCACACCAGTCCAAGATTGCCAACAATTTACCAGTTAGCTTTCCAGTCTACAATATCTCGTGCACCCATCATGTACTCACCACCTTCTTACAACACTTATCCTCCACGACACTGGTCTCCATTGGGATATCAACAGCATTGTTATAATTACAACAGAATGTCAACACCAATGAGACCTAGTGGTTACTATGAACCTAGAATGGCATGGCCACCTTGGGATCTTTCTCCCCCAAGACCATTGATGTACTCACCACCTtatcaacatagaaaaccatcaTTACTTGGTGTGGCACCACAAGGAGTTCAACCGTGGAGTAGTAGACCACTACTACCATTAATTGGGAATGTTGACTCTGTGAGGTCTAGATTACAGGTTAATCCAGCTCCTAGTTGTCCTTTTAATGCAAATTCTCAACAGGAAACTAATTCTTCAATGATGAAAACTCTACAACAGAATACATCAAAAGAAATGTCAGCTCAGAGTTTAAAGCCAGGACAAAACGCAAACGAAATTGGTCATCAAAGCCAACCACAGACTGTTTCTACTAAATTTACAGTACCAGCAGCTGTCATTTCCCCAATAAAGCCAGTTACTTTGGAGGTTGGAGTTTTAAAACCACTTGTGCCATACACAGatacagaaaacaattgtaTTTCTGAACCTCTGGTTCCTTACACTGATATATCAGAAGAAGTAGTGATTTGTAAACCTCTTGTGCCGTATACTGATGTAGGCAATGATGTTGTTCAATCAATTGAAACTGTTAATCACACACAGGAACTACTTCAAAACTGTATTGAATTAAACCGTGAAAACACAGAACCCAGCAGAG AATTGGTCGATGGACATGTAGGAAGTGATTTTATTGGAATTTCTGATGGAGAACTACCAACTGAAACATCAATAGCTAGCAATAAAAGTTtagataaatatgaaaatggATTTATGACTAAACCACCAAAGTCAAGTCTTATTCAGCAAGTTAAGATTAAAGATGATTTTAGGGTTCAAGAGAAAGCTCATGAACTTCATAGCATTTTGAAAAGAAGTCCTAGACTAATAATGACATCTGTCGTTGGAAAGGGCTATGACTACGCACCAAAAATAGATTTCACAGAGGAATTAAGTATGAAACAGGAACCAGTAGACGACACAATTGATAATATCATTCAATTCCTAGATTTTGATTCAAAATCTCCAGGGACAAGTAAAGTTGATAAATCAGGAAATGACATGAATAGCAGCAATAAGAAATCAGCAAAGAAAGGTTATGGACAGAAACAGCCTCACACAGTAACTAATAAAGATGTTGAAAATATGAGGAAGTTGCTAAATGATACATTAGAGAGAACCTCTCCTAAGAAAAAATCTAGTGGAGACTGCAAAAAAACAAGAAGGCAGAGTAGTGAGAATTGTCTGGATAAAGCTGTAGATTCTCAGATGAATTCTCAAAACATTGCATCTAAGTCAGTGAAAGGAAGTTTAAAACACCCTCTTTCTGAGAATTCCTCGGATGTGGCatgtaagaaaataaaactGGAAACTGACAGGGATAGAATACCAGTACTAGGCTCAGTTCAGGCCATGGAGATCACAACCTGTTCTGACAGTTCAGATTTAGAACTCATTGAATCTCAACCTCCCCCTTTCATTGATTTGACAAGCCCAATTGTTGACCTAACAGAATCACCATCTCCCATTCGAATAGTTAGAACTGTCACAGGTTATGTGGTAGAGAAATCATGTAAAACCAAGCTGATCGTAGACACTGATTCAGGAATGAAATTAAAGAAGTCGAATATATCAAGTAGATTATATGACACTGAAAAAgataatcaaatatcaaataagaaCTTGTTGACTGAAAAGGAAGGTAATATGAAGGATTCTGATTCAAAGACAAAAGCCAAAACATCAAGTAATGGAGAAATAAAAGTGAAATGTTCAGAGAATTTAAAATATGGTTCAAAGAATGAGCAAAAATCTggtacagaaaatataaaacaatctGTTAACAAACTAGATTCCAGATTAAGGAACCCAGAAAAGACCTCAGGagaaagagaaaataaaagagaaaattctgctttaaatttaaagaaGACTGATAAATCAGTAGAAAAATGTAAAACGTCTGATTTAGAGAAAAAGGAAAACCCTAGGGAATTAAGTGCATCCGATTCCCAAAAGACAGATAAGGATTGTGAAAAATCAAAACTCAGTGAAGGAAGCAAAACAATTGGTAAAGATGATAAGGAATcaaatctgaaaaagaaaaatatttcaatagaaaTTTCAAAATCCCAGTCAGAAAACAAAGAACTATCTGAAGTAAAAACCACAtcagaattaaaaaagaaagagaaatCTAATATAGCATTTAGTTTGGGAAGTATTGTATCAGAAATGAGAAAGAATGAGAGATCagaagaaaaagacaaacttcCCCTTGATAACAAAGAAAATGCAAACACAATAGTTAAACCAGTAGTGAAAAACAGGAATAAATCTccaaaaaatttgcaaaaggaATTGGAATTCAATTCAGCCTCTGGTGAAAAAATAGATGACAAAAACAGAACTGATAAGTCAAAAGTTATCAAAGAGCTTTCCAATAAGACCTCGAGTAACAAAGATGATAAGCAGCAAGTCAATGTTggaaacaaagaaaaatcatcaaataaatCTTTGTCAACATCAGAAAGACATAAACATAGAGACAGTTCACTTACATCAGATAGCTCACATGAAAGGGATAACAGAAAGTCTTCTTCAAAGTCAAACAGTGAAGAGCTATCCAAGAAGACACGCTGGGATATAGTCATGAAAGATTTGGACTATGATACACAGAATCGTGTAAGTAGGAAGAGGAAAGATTCAGAATCAGATTCTGATGCTAGATCGTCAAGGAAAGGGTCGCCTCCTGTAATGTATGTGTCTGGAAAAAAGTCCAAAAG CAAGCGATCATCCTCAGGTAAAAAGTTCTCCACACCATCTAAAAAGACTGCATCGAAATCCAGGACAGCTAGTCCAAGTCCCAGCAAGCAGAAATCAG TATTTGACTATGGATTGTTACCTAGGAAGGAATGGGAGtttaaaattcctaaaaaaTCCACAAATGCCAAAGATGACAAACAAACCTCAGGTAAAATGTCTTCCAATAAAAGAGAGGAATCCACATCATCAAAATCACCATCAATTTACAATGGAAAAGAAAATGATTATAAATCTAATACAGAGACAGCAAGAGATTCCAATAAAATATCAGAGAAGGGGAAACATTCATCTAGAAAATCCAGTTCCATTGGTGATAAAGAACCATTCAGATTATTtggaaaagaagaaaacaaaaacagtaaAGGATTCAAAGAAAAAGTAAAGCCTTGTAAATCTTCTGTAGTACAAACAACTGTTCCACGCTCTAAAGATGTTGGTTCTATAATGCAAATGATACGGAGCAATGTGCTAAACaaggacaataaaaaaaatatagatgaCTTCACTGTCTATTCTCCCTCTGATTCCTTGACCGATAACCAGTCTGAGGTAACCAGTGGGTCTACTGAAGAAACAGCACAAGATTTAATGGATATCATGGATGGTAAAGTTCCACTGGAGATTATTGACGAAGTCGGAACTGATACAGATTCGATGTTAGACAATTCTTCATTCAATATCTCCAATGAGTATGCCAAAGATTTAAACAGTGCAATACCAGGAGTCTATGGctctaaaacaaaacatttgtcaGGGGATATACTCAAATCTAAATCTATTACAAATGTTGATGTTGCTAACATCACTGACACTCAGAAGGATATGAAAAAAGACAGTCCACtaatttatcaatttgaaaatactcATATGAGGGATTTGAATGATAATTTGGTGACAAGTGCAGGACAAAATTTAAATGCTAGTACATTGCCTGAAAAATCCACTAGCAGCAACTTGGGTAGTTTCGGTGTAAGTACCTTATCAACTAACAGACCTGTTGGTGTTATAGACCCTCTGGATGATCTTGATTTTTATATACCAAGTGTAAACAGGAAGGTTGAAGAGGTTAACAATGGTAAACAGATGAGAATCACTGTGAAGAACGACTGTCCACTGAATAAAACTGTTCTTGGATATTCACTAGTAGAACTTATAAAGACATGTCTCCATGG AAAACAAGAAGATATGAGGATTGTTAACCTGCAAGAATCCATAATCCAAAGATCTGTTAATCTGACATTACACAAGCTGAACATAGCAGCAACTTTGGAGAGAACAGTTGATAAAAATGATGCTGCACCGATAATTGAAGAGGAACCATCTAAAGCTGTTTTGAAGAAAGAAGAAGAGCTTATTCCTGGTTTGGGAGACTTGCATGATCTAGAGGAGGCCATTCATACCTCTTTTAATGAGGAAGACAGTGAAAATAATGAAGATAAAGCAAAAACAACTGAAGTGTTGAAATGTGATCAAGTTGTTGCTACTGAGGCCACTAAGTCATTACAAAGTCTAAAGAAAGGTGATACTGTCAAGAATATAGAAATCTCTCCAATCAGAGGACCAGAATCTAAAAAATCTGTCCCTGAACCCAAAAGGACTCAC AAGGAGCAGTCAAAGGAGAATAGCAACAGAGGACCAATCAGATCTGCTGTATCTAAAGCTCATCGTCAAGATAGGCAACATCATCCCTATTCCAGGAAAGAGAAACATTACAAGGCTGGATGGTCCTTTGACATTAGCTA cACCCTTCAAGATATTATGGAGAACCTGACAACCAGTTCATACAAAGATCGCAAGAATATGTCAACACCAAACAGCCGCAGACCAAGATTTTCTAATTACAGATTTCGTCGTTCTGAAGTTCCAGAATTTCTACCAGATGAGAG GGAGGACAATTATTTAACAGAAGAAGCCATACCTGATTTTGTTGAGCGTAAGAAGAAAGCAGAGATGTTAGATAATATGAGTACTGTTGGGGGTGAAGATGAACCCTTCTCTGTAGAACAGACCATGTATGATAGAGAGACTGAACCTCCTAGGGAATCCCATAGAGAACATTCCAGGGAGACTGAACCTTCTCGGAAATCTCATAGAGAACATTCCAGGGAGACTGAACCTCCTAGGGAATCTCATAGAGAACATTCCAGGGAGACTGAACCTTCTCGAGAATCTCATAGAGAACATTCCAGGGAGACGGAACCTTCTCGGGAATCTCATAGAGAACATTCCAGGGAGACTGAACCTTCTCGGGAATCACATAGAGATAATTCCAGGGAGACTGAACCTCCTAGGGAATCTCATAGAGATCATACCAGGGAGACTGAACCTCCTCGGGAATCTCATAGAGATCAATCTAGGGAACAATCCAGGGAAGATTCTAGG tCGAGGAATGTATCTAGACAGCTGAACAAAGAGGAATCAAAGGACAAAAAAACTGATCACCATGACGACGATGACATACAGTATCTTGGTACAGAGAGTTCACAACAAAACTGGCAGAATCAAGTTAAAGATTTCTTGGGACAGTGTGCTTCAAAGTCACCAAAAAAGAAAAGGAGCAGGCGATTTAGGAAAAGAAAACGCTGA